A single Crateriforma conspicua DNA region contains:
- a CDS encoding prenyltransferase/squalene oxidase repeat-containing protein → MRLSLACVTLGCAVQLMGFIATGASAQEIIPATDPQSLPSIDPIDQDQLDASIARGIAFLIEDQNPNGSWGSATKTKALNIFAPVPGAHHAFRAGTTSLCISALLETATEDDTAAQATIDKAEQWLYQHISHLRRATGDAIYNVWGHCYAIQALVRLHQRHDGDADKQERIVKLLKEQFERLQRYESVDGGWGYYDFRYQANQPTSDSISFVNGAILVALAEANEIGVKPPDRMVDRAIAALQRQQKPDFSYLYGEYLKDRPAREINRPGGSLGRSQCCNVALRMWNQPEVTDDVLSKWLTRLYLRNGWLDIGRKRPIPHESWMQVAGYFYYFGHYYGAFALQHLPSEQQKRFAPYLAKLMLDRQEKNGSWWDYPLYDYHRPYGTAFALMTLHRCR, encoded by the coding sequence ATGAGACTTTCGCTTGCCTGCGTGACGCTGGGCTGTGCGGTGCAGTTGATGGGCTTCATCGCCACCGGTGCGTCGGCGCAAGAAATCATTCCGGCGACCGACCCACAGTCGCTGCCGAGTATTGACCCGATCGATCAGGATCAGTTGGATGCGTCGATTGCCCGCGGGATCGCCTTTCTGATCGAAGACCAGAACCCGAACGGTTCTTGGGGCTCGGCGACAAAAACTAAAGCATTGAACATCTTTGCCCCCGTCCCGGGCGCCCATCACGCGTTTCGCGCCGGGACGACATCGCTGTGCATCAGCGCGTTACTGGAAACGGCAACTGAGGATGACACGGCGGCCCAGGCGACGATCGACAAAGCCGAGCAATGGCTATACCAGCACATTTCGCATCTGCGTCGGGCGACCGGCGATGCGATTTACAACGTTTGGGGACACTGCTATGCGATCCAGGCCCTGGTGCGATTGCACCAGCGGCACGATGGAGATGCGGATAAGCAAGAACGGATCGTGAAGTTGCTGAAAGAGCAATTCGAGCGTTTGCAAAGGTACGAATCGGTTGACGGTGGATGGGGGTACTACGACTTTCGTTACCAAGCGAATCAGCCGACGTCGGATTCGATTAGTTTCGTCAATGGTGCGATTTTGGTCGCTCTGGCCGAAGCAAACGAAATCGGCGTCAAGCCACCAGACCGAATGGTGGATCGCGCGATCGCCGCGCTACAGCGTCAGCAAAAACCGGATTTCTCGTATCTGTACGGCGAATATCTGAAAGACCGTCCGGCTCGTGAGATCAATCGTCCTGGTGGGAGTCTTGGAAGAAGCCAGTGCTGCAACGTGGCGCTACGCATGTGGAATCAGCCGGAGGTCACCGATGACGTTTTGTCGAAATGGCTGACGCGGCTGTACTTGCGCAATGGATGGCTGGACATCGGGCGAAAACGTCCGATCCCTCATGAGTCGTGGATGCAGGTCGCGGGATACTTCTATTACTTCGGTCACTACTACGGTGCATTTGCTTTACAGCATTTGCCGTCTGAACAGCAAAAGCGTTTTGCCCCATATTTGGCAAAGCTGATGTTGGACCGACAGGAAAAGAATGGTTCGTGGTGGGATTACCCGCTGTACGACTACCATCGTCCGTACGGCACCGCGTTTGCTTTGATGACGTTGCATCGATGTCGATAG
- a CDS encoding prenyltransferase/squalene oxidase repeat-containing protein: MSLNARMVNSKTFRSCVSGIACCMLLFGTTHCGAQVLEIRTGEAVPREVREMYDAGLQHLIDSQDQQGSWNSSYRGAGVDGMAVMCFLASGEDPNFGAYAAPMRKTLRNMLRQQSRRTGFFGGSMYHHGFAMLAVAEAYGTVDDRNLWPGESESEQITLAESLELAVRCAVTSQKKNSYGAWRYNPSGNDADTSVSGSVLVGLLAARNAGIEVPDEAIDRAIKYFVSMTSPSGQVAYAGGMGGFDESMARISIAALVYAVARRKDLPQYKQTLEYLKSRLVSGGRAGLGSVEYQNYYQAQALFQGDEESWKKWNQKLIDTLKTRQQPDGSFDGSYGKSVSTCLSLLALALNYRFLPIYER; encoded by the coding sequence TTGAGTTTGAACGCCCGAATGGTCAATTCCAAAACGTTTCGATCCTGCGTCTCCGGCATTGCCTGCTGCATGCTGCTTTTTGGGACCACGCACTGTGGTGCACAAGTGCTGGAGATTCGCACCGGCGAAGCGGTGCCGCGCGAAGTTCGTGAGATGTACGACGCGGGATTACAGCACCTGATCGATTCTCAAGACCAACAGGGCAGTTGGAACAGCAGTTATCGCGGGGCCGGTGTCGACGGCATGGCGGTCATGTGTTTCTTGGCGTCGGGGGAAGACCCAAACTTCGGTGCCTATGCGGCCCCCATGCGCAAGACTTTGCGAAACATGTTGCGTCAACAAAGCCGGCGAACGGGTTTCTTTGGCGGCAGCATGTATCACCACGGCTTTGCGATGCTGGCGGTTGCCGAAGCCTACGGGACAGTTGACGACCGAAATTTGTGGCCGGGGGAATCCGAATCCGAGCAGATCACCTTGGCCGAATCGCTGGAACTGGCAGTACGTTGCGCCGTCACGTCACAAAAGAAAAACAGCTATGGCGCATGGCGATACAACCCAAGCGGAAACGATGCGGACACCTCCGTTTCGGGCAGTGTCTTGGTGGGACTGTTGGCCGCACGCAACGCCGGCATCGAAGTCCCCGACGAAGCCATTGATCGTGCCATCAAGTACTTCGTCAGCATGACATCACCCTCCGGCCAAGTCGCCTATGCCGGCGGCATGGGTGGCTTTGACGAATCCATGGCACGCATTTCCATCGCAGCCTTGGTCTATGCGGTCGCCCGTCGCAAAGATTTGCCGCAATACAAACAAACGCTGGAATACCTCAAGAGCCGGTTGGTCAGTGGCGGACGTGCGGGTTTGGGCTCGGTCGAATACCAGAATTACTACCAGGCTCAGGCGTTGTTCCAAGGCGACGAAGAAAGTTGGAAGAAGTGGAACCAAAAGCTGATCGACACTTTGAAAACTCGCCAACAACCCGATGGAAGCTTTGACGGCAGTTACGGAAAGTCGGTCAGCACTTGTCTGTCCTTGTTGGCCTTGGCGTTGAATTACCGCTTTCTGCCGATTTACGAACGTTAG
- a CDS encoding sulfatase-like hydrolase/transferase, translating into MKNFPLLIAATPIHAALLPAALFLCAVLVATPVAKAQGTDDRPNIAVVLCDDLGYGDLECYGHPIIKTPNLNALADGGIRFTDFYSAAPVCSPSRVGLLTGRSPNRAGVFDWIPPSQKPRPDAREQVHMRKGEVTIPALLKQAGYATCMAGKWHCNGKFNHPSQAQPGDFGFDHWLGTQNNASPSHQQPVNFVRNGQPVGKIDEFSCQYVVTEALHWLQDTADNDQPFFLYLPFHEPHEPVASPPELVQQYLPMAKNEDQAQYFANVANVDAAVGRLVKGLEELGQRDNTLIIFTSDNGPETLKRYQRAKRSYGTPGPLRGMKLHTTDAGFRVAGIMNWPAKIAAGQIVSQPVSSLDFLPTFCLLAGNEPPQDISLDGTDFRPALGGNQINRMKPLVWCYYNATNESRVAMRSGNYKVLAKLNGGQLPQMQNITQKTYPAVRDAELTDIEIYDVTTDIGESDNLAGQDETLTRTMSQQIRSEYKALVEDSHVWPVARQ; encoded by the coding sequence ATGAAGAACTTTCCCTTGCTGATTGCCGCCACACCCATTCACGCCGCGCTGCTTCCCGCCGCCCTGTTTCTTTGTGCCGTACTGGTTGCCACGCCGGTCGCCAAGGCGCAGGGCACGGACGATCGTCCCAACATCGCCGTCGTCCTGTGTGATGACCTCGGCTACGGCGACCTTGAGTGCTACGGCCATCCGATCATCAAGACGCCAAACCTGAACGCGTTGGCCGATGGGGGCATTCGCTTTACCGACTTCTATTCGGCAGCCCCGGTTTGTTCACCCTCGCGTGTCGGATTGCTGACCGGTCGCAGCCCCAACCGTGCGGGCGTTTTTGATTGGATACCACCATCCCAAAAACCTCGTCCCGACGCTCGCGAGCAGGTTCACATGCGAAAGGGAGAGGTGACGATTCCCGCTCTGTTGAAACAAGCGGGATATGCGACGTGCATGGCGGGCAAATGGCACTGCAATGGCAAGTTCAATCATCCGTCACAGGCTCAACCCGGCGACTTTGGATTTGACCATTGGCTTGGCACTCAAAACAACGCCTCGCCGTCACACCAGCAACCGGTCAACTTTGTTCGCAACGGCCAGCCGGTCGGCAAAATCGACGAATTCAGTTGCCAGTATGTCGTCACCGAAGCACTTCATTGGCTGCAAGACACCGCGGACAACGACCAACCGTTTTTTCTGTACCTGCCGTTTCATGAGCCACACGAACCAGTTGCATCTCCGCCGGAGTTGGTGCAACAGTACTTGCCAATGGCGAAGAACGAAGACCAGGCACAGTATTTTGCCAATGTCGCCAACGTCGATGCCGCCGTCGGGCGTTTGGTAAAGGGATTGGAAGAACTGGGCCAGCGTGACAATACGTTGATCATCTTTACCTCCGACAACGGCCCCGAAACACTCAAACGGTATCAACGTGCGAAACGTTCCTATGGAACCCCCGGACCGCTGCGGGGAATGAAATTACACACCACGGATGCAGGATTTCGAGTCGCGGGAATCATGAATTGGCCGGCTAAGATTGCCGCGGGACAAATCGTTTCCCAGCCCGTCTCGTCACTGGACTTCCTACCGACGTTTTGCTTGTTGGCCGGCAATGAACCGCCGCAAGACATCTCGCTTGATGGAACCGATTTCCGCCCGGCGCTCGGTGGGAACCAGATCAATCGCATGAAACCACTGGTTTGGTGCTATTACAACGCGACCAACGAAAGTCGCGTAGCGATGCGATCGGGAAACTACAAAGTGCTGGCCAAGTTGAACGGTGGACAATTACCGCAGATGCAAAACATCACGCAGAAAACTTATCCTGCGGTTCGTGATGCGGAACTGACCGATATCGAGATTTATGATGTGACCACCGACATCGGCGAATCCGATAACTTGGCTGGCCAAGACGAAACGCTGACTCGGACCATGAGTCAACAGATTCGATCTGAATACAAAGCACTGGTTGAAGATTCCCACGTGTGGCCCGTTGCCCGGCAATAG
- a CDS encoding Gfo/Idh/MocA family oxidoreductase yields MDVARWGLQVDYPIQVTAGGGKYRHDDDQETPDTMMVTYDFPDQKSITWEGLSWSPLGPHDSQFGISLHGTEGSIVIRGGGYVQYDMKGQEVATGAGAAGDQGHFEDFLMGVREHRRTNSDIEGAHKSTLLCHLGNIAYRTSGTLKTNGSNGHLVQNAEAESYWSREYAKGWEPKV; encoded by the coding sequence ATGGATGTTGCGCGTTGGGGATTGCAGGTCGACTATCCGATTCAGGTGACCGCCGGTGGTGGGAAGTATCGCCACGATGATGACCAAGAAACGCCCGACACGATGATGGTGACTTACGATTTCCCAGATCAGAAATCGATCACTTGGGAAGGTTTATCGTGGTCACCACTCGGGCCGCATGATTCCCAATTTGGGATCAGTCTGCATGGCACCGAAGGCTCGATCGTGATTCGTGGTGGTGGGTATGTGCAATACGACATGAAAGGACAGGAGGTTGCCACGGGGGCCGGTGCCGCCGGTGACCAAGGCCACTTTGAAGACTTCTTGATGGGCGTTCGCGAGCATCGCCGAACCAACTCGGATATCGAAGGGGCCCACAAGAGCACACTGCTTTGTCACCTGGGCAACATCGCCTACCGGACCAGCGGTACGCTGAAGACCAATGGAAGCAATGGGCATCTTGTCCAGAATGCCGAAGCAGAATCCTATTGGTCACGCGAATACGCAAAGGGTTGGGAGCCGAAAGTCTGA
- a CDS encoding PHB depolymerase family esterase yields MMPTIRLLGCSLAIFCVTPLFADSFSVHVPPSANGSQLQIGVTFNLWIPDDAVTLRGIIVHQHGCGEGACRSGETAAKDLHWQALAREWDCALLSPRYHQSQDQNCRLWCDPRQGSGEVFVTSLEQLAEQSMHPELARVPWCLWGHSGGGFWASLMQMEYPQRIVAIWFQSGTAHSRWVSGEIEAPTIPDAAMGIPMVANPGFKERDHQRFKSAYSGCYQMVKDYRQRGAPIAFAPDPKSGHETRDSRYLAIPFFDACLAMRLPGTPGTADLKPVDLNGGVLVPLHENYQDVTQLSPINPPNPTTANWLPNEALALKWAEFIRAGEVADTTPPPRPTLVSAEGNQVRWHAEADLESGIAAFVILKDGHRIGRVPEESKSQFGRPLFQGNTYHDTPAFDAPEMKFLDPSGTPGRYQVITVNSMGLQSQPTSTE; encoded by the coding sequence ATGATGCCGACGATACGGTTGCTTGGTTGTTCGCTTGCGATTTTTTGCGTTACACCGCTGTTCGCAGATTCCTTTTCGGTCCACGTGCCCCCATCAGCCAACGGATCGCAGTTGCAAATCGGTGTCACTTTTAATCTATGGATTCCCGATGACGCTGTGACGTTGCGCGGCATCATTGTCCATCAGCACGGTTGTGGCGAAGGGGCTTGCCGAAGCGGGGAAACGGCGGCGAAGGATTTGCACTGGCAAGCCTTGGCACGCGAATGGGATTGCGCGTTGCTCAGTCCACGTTACCACCAAAGCCAAGATCAGAATTGCCGATTGTGGTGTGATCCGCGTCAGGGGTCTGGCGAAGTTTTCGTCACTTCACTCGAACAACTTGCCGAACAGTCAATGCACCCCGAACTGGCCCGCGTTCCCTGGTGTTTGTGGGGACATTCCGGTGGGGGTTTCTGGGCCAGTCTGATGCAGATGGAATATCCACAGCGGATCGTTGCGATCTGGTTCCAATCGGGAACGGCCCACAGTCGTTGGGTGTCCGGTGAAATTGAAGCTCCAACAATTCCGGACGCCGCGATGGGGATCCCCATGGTCGCCAATCCGGGCTTCAAGGAGCGTGATCACCAGCGGTTCAAATCTGCGTATAGCGGCTGCTACCAGATGGTCAAAGACTATCGGCAACGCGGTGCACCGATCGCGTTCGCACCCGATCCCAAGTCCGGACACGAAACACGAGATTCACGCTATCTGGCGATCCCGTTTTTCGATGCCTGTTTGGCAATGCGTTTGCCGGGAACACCGGGGACGGCTGATTTGAAACCGGTTGACCTGAACGGCGGAGTCTTGGTTCCGTTGCACGAGAATTATCAAGACGTGACTCAGCTTTCACCCATCAATCCTCCGAATCCTACGACCGCGAATTGGCTGCCCAATGAAGCCTTGGCATTGAAATGGGCTGAGTTCATTCGCGCGGGTGAAGTTGCCGACACCACCCCGCCGCCGCGGCCCACATTGGTTTCGGCCGAAGGTAACCAAGTGCGGTGGCACGCCGAAGCGGACTTGGAATCGGGAATCGCGGCGTTTGTGATCTTGAAGGACGGCCATCGAATCGGCCGCGTGCCTGAAGAATCAAAAAGTCAATTCGGACGCCCTTTGTTTCAAGGAAACACCTATCACGACACGCCTGCGTTTGACGCTCCCGAGATGAAGTTCTTGGATCCCAGCGGAACGCCTGGGCGGTATCAAGTGATCACGGTCAATAGCATGGGGCTTCAAAGTCAGCCAACGTCGACCGAGTGA
- a CDS encoding Gfo/Idh/MocA family protein, whose protein sequence is MPEQKQLAPLIIALFCCWSGFLGSPATCQESDANPTGNIIRVGIIGLDTSHVPAFTREFNAVPANPDMKGCRVVAAYPYGSRTIESSYSRIPKYTEAVQELGVNVVDSIPELLGQVDCVLLETNDGKPHLAQAVEVFKAGKPVFIDKPVASNLTEVVAIYRAAQHYGVPMFSSSSLRYSDGVQAIRGGKIGRVLGCNAYSPASIEPSHTDLFWYGIHGVETLFTCMGTGCQSVSHTSTDSRELAVGIWDGARIGTFHGMREGTKSYGGTAFGTDAIEPIGPYAGYKPLVLQIANFFYTRKPPIDPAETIQLYAFMQAAAESKQRNGQAVTIAEVMQIAEAKADELLSGKLD, encoded by the coding sequence ATGCCGGAACAAAAACAACTTGCACCGTTGATCATCGCTTTGTTCTGTTGCTGGTCCGGGTTCCTGGGATCGCCTGCGACTTGCCAAGAAAGCGATGCCAATCCAACAGGCAACATCATTCGCGTCGGAATCATCGGCTTGGATACATCCCATGTGCCCGCGTTCACTCGAGAGTTCAATGCGGTTCCGGCAAACCCCGACATGAAGGGCTGTCGCGTGGTGGCGGCCTACCCGTACGGCAGCCGTACAATCGAGTCCAGCTACAGCCGCATCCCAAAGTACACCGAAGCGGTGCAGGAACTGGGCGTCAACGTGGTTGATTCGATCCCGGAACTGCTCGGGCAGGTCGATTGTGTGTTGTTAGAAACCAACGACGGAAAGCCTCACCTTGCTCAGGCCGTTGAGGTGTTCAAAGCCGGAAAGCCGGTTTTTATTGACAAGCCGGTTGCATCGAATCTGACCGAAGTCGTCGCGATCTATCGTGCCGCGCAGCATTACGGCGTGCCGATGTTTTCCAGTTCATCGTTGCGTTATAGCGATGGGGTCCAAGCGATCCGTGGCGGAAAAATCGGCAGGGTGCTGGGATGCAACGCCTACAGCCCGGCGTCGATAGAACCATCACACACGGATCTGTTTTGGTACGGGATCCACGGCGTTGAAACACTGTTCACGTGCATGGGAACGGGATGCCAGTCGGTCAGTCACACCTCCACCGATAGTCGTGAGTTGGCCGTGGGAATATGGGATGGAGCACGGATCGGAACGTTCCACGGCATGCGTGAAGGCACGAAAAGCTATGGCGGAACGGCTTTCGGAACCGACGCGATCGAGCCGATCGGCCCGTATGCTGGATACAAGCCGCTGGTGCTACAGATCGCCAATTTTTTCTACACGCGAAAGCCGCCAATCGATCCGGCCGAAACGATCCAGTTGTACGCGTTCATGCAAGCAGCCGCCGAAAGCAAACAACGCAACGGGCAAGCGGTCACCATTGCAGAAGTCATGCAAATCGCCGAAGCGAAAGCGGACGAACTGCTTTCGGGTAAACTGGACTGA
- a CDS encoding TlpA family protein disulfide reductase → MTRFNCYRTHLLTALAIAVSLSSSHLGLLLADGILTLSDYQTVVGQVSDAPTPATDDPILAWQGAGFSDPFVFPIDHVKKLEFQDANEINQQQATFAVELYQGDLLTCDLLSIDANRLVLKEPDLGTLQIPLDAVHRLYRVADNPTLVFAHLAGLQDWSGNHWNNEGWFEEGIALGSDRPDAVLMGDLGVPNRAIIELELSWKGAPNFHVSLGCDPTQSPEVSSGWAITSIGRTLAVFRERQHSADLDILTTLEDDSSIRLIAFLDQDADTIAVYHSDGSLAGQLAAEPKDDDEAEPSDDLPRVRIANGTGISVTNREGTTYLRRLRVAKWIGDAGPQSDTDDAVVSVVTIDGKVVTGRTAELTSDGEGLVMAADQQQETIAMKQIAGINFPRPADIESADDAIQQKDIATLLLGDGGRLLGRVQKVTPTHIQIRHAATGHVGKLPRRRVRLIHWREHRWQTIEDDLSVLQQGDHRTLGRMTTAVEDAAGGDDGERGSGLPSLAWQPRGSQTAASFTPSVSGVIRKPSASATTAQANSATADRSGRSQIDDVRKRLAELRENKSPDPPVANTKKSSDQTTKDAPPSGPAKDAFAHHVYLVSGDHFSCDVLGVAKDGLQIRSAESGVSTLPDGQIKAVQFDLKTKIPNLEQAKRKRLLTLPRSQHDAPPTHLLIAANGDMMRCQMVSIDEKAVTVTARMQELAVPRNRVTQIIWLHPEDLSAAKENKDSQTRSDSPDDLNPETRFDDHIQAVFRNGNDRLTFVPAALDDQTLYGRHGVFGDCQVDLHQLDRLILGRAIGQASGPAAYGSWAMKLAKEPVVAAAMRGEMTVPPHPLNGQKAPEINLPLVEGGRFRLSEYRGEIVLVDFWASWCAPCIQTMPMVDEVAAQYESEQVRLMTINISDADAQIRSSLRRMNIQPEVAMDIDGVAAERYQADAIPQLVVIDRQGDVAGVFVGGGDFMIARLKALLDSMTAPESNVD, encoded by the coding sequence ATGACCAGATTCAACTGCTACCGAACCCACTTGCTGACCGCGTTGGCGATCGCGGTCTCGTTGTCGTCATCCCATCTCGGCCTGTTGCTCGCCGATGGAATCTTGACGCTATCGGATTACCAAACGGTCGTCGGCCAGGTTTCCGACGCACCGACGCCAGCGACAGACGATCCCATCTTGGCTTGGCAGGGCGCCGGTTTTAGCGATCCCTTCGTGTTTCCAATTGATCACGTCAAGAAATTGGAATTTCAAGACGCCAATGAAATCAACCAGCAACAGGCCACATTTGCCGTGGAGCTGTACCAGGGCGATTTGTTGACCTGCGACTTGCTTTCGATCGACGCGAACCGATTGGTGCTGAAAGAACCGGATTTGGGCACACTGCAGATCCCACTGGATGCAGTGCACCGTCTGTATCGTGTCGCCGACAATCCGACGCTGGTGTTTGCACACTTGGCCGGACTGCAAGATTGGTCGGGCAACCACTGGAACAACGAAGGCTGGTTCGAAGAAGGCATCGCATTGGGGTCCGACCGCCCCGACGCGGTTTTGATGGGCGACTTGGGAGTGCCGAATCGTGCCATCATTGAACTGGAGCTATCGTGGAAAGGTGCCCCCAATTTTCACGTCTCGCTCGGCTGTGACCCCACGCAATCACCTGAAGTTTCCTCCGGCTGGGCGATCACCAGCATCGGACGCACGCTGGCGGTCTTTCGCGAACGGCAACACTCCGCCGACTTGGACATTCTGACCACGCTGGAAGACGATTCGTCGATTCGTTTGATCGCTTTTTTAGACCAGGACGCTGACACGATCGCCGTCTATCATTCCGATGGATCGCTGGCCGGTCAGCTTGCTGCGGAACCGAAAGACGATGACGAGGCCGAACCGTCCGACGATTTGCCGCGAGTCCGCATCGCAAACGGTACCGGCATTTCCGTCACCAATCGCGAAGGCACGACCTATCTGCGACGGTTGCGGGTGGCGAAATGGATCGGCGACGCCGGACCACAGTCCGATACAGACGACGCGGTGGTCAGCGTCGTGACGATTGATGGCAAGGTCGTGACGGGCCGAACCGCGGAATTGACATCGGATGGTGAAGGTTTGGTCATGGCTGCGGATCAGCAGCAAGAAACCATCGCGATGAAGCAGATCGCCGGAATCAATTTCCCGCGACCAGCCGATATCGAATCTGCTGACGATGCGATTCAACAAAAAGACATTGCCACTCTTTTACTTGGCGACGGCGGACGCTTGCTGGGCCGCGTCCAGAAAGTCACACCAACGCATATCCAGATTCGCCATGCCGCGACTGGTCACGTCGGAAAGCTGCCCCGACGGCGCGTGCGTCTGATCCATTGGCGTGAACACCGGTGGCAGACGATTGAGGATGATTTGTCGGTTTTGCAACAGGGTGACCACCGAACCTTGGGGCGAATGACCACCGCGGTCGAAGACGCCGCTGGCGGGGATGATGGGGAACGCGGCAGCGGCTTGCCCTCCCTGGCATGGCAGCCACGCGGCAGCCAGACCGCCGCAAGCTTCACCCCGTCGGTCAGCGGTGTGATTCGCAAGCCATCAGCATCGGCGACGACTGCACAAGCGAACTCGGCGACAGCGGATCGATCGGGACGGTCGCAAATCGACGATGTCAGAAAACGCCTAGCGGAACTTCGGGAAAACAAATCGCCTGATCCACCCGTCGCCAACACGAAGAAGTCATCCGATCAAACCACCAAGGATGCCCCGCCGAGCGGACCTGCGAAGGATGCGTTTGCGCATCACGTGTATTTGGTGTCAGGAGACCATTTCAGCTGTGACGTTTTGGGCGTGGCCAAGGATGGTCTGCAGATCCGCTCCGCCGAAAGTGGCGTGTCGACTTTGCCCGACGGCCAGATCAAGGCCGTGCAGTTCGACTTGAAAACGAAAATCCCAAATCTGGAACAAGCCAAACGCAAACGATTGTTGACGCTGCCACGGTCTCAGCACGACGCGCCGCCGACGCATTTGCTGATCGCGGCCAACGGCGACATGATGCGATGTCAAATGGTTTCGATCGACGAAAAAGCTGTCACGGTCACGGCGCGGATGCAGGAGTTGGCCGTTCCCCGAAACCGAGTCACACAAATCATCTGGTTGCACCCCGAAGACTTGTCGGCGGCAAAGGAGAATAAGGATTCACAAACTCGGTCCGATTCCCCGGATGATCTGAATCCTGAGACTCGGTTTGACGATCACATCCAAGCAGTGTTTCGCAACGGAAATGACCGGCTGACCTTTGTACCCGCGGCACTGGACGACCAAACATTGTACGGTCGGCACGGCGTTTTCGGCGATTGCCAGGTTGACCTGCATCAGCTGGACCGGTTGATTCTGGGACGCGCCATCGGGCAAGCCTCTGGTCCCGCCGCCTATGGATCCTGGGCCATGAAGCTTGCGAAAGAACCGGTTGTCGCCGCCGCGATGCGTGGCGAAATGACGGTGCCGCCGCACCCATTGAACGGTCAAAAAGCCCCTGAGATTAATCTGCCTTTGGTCGAAGGCGGTCGATTCAGGTTATCAGAATATCGGGGCGAAATCGTTTTGGTCGACTTTTGGGCATCCTGGTGCGCCCCATGCATACAGACAATGCCAATGGTTGATGAAGTGGCCGCACAGTACGAATCGGAACAGGTGCGTTTGATGACGATCAACATCAGCGACGCCGACGCACAGATCCGAAGCAGCCTGCGACGCATGAACATTCAACCGGAAGTTGCGATGGACATTGATGGCGTTGCGGCGGAACGATACCAAGCCGATGCGATTCCCCAATTGGTGGTGATCGACCGACAAGGCGACGTCGCCGGCGTGTTCGTGGGTGGCGGCGATTTCATGATTGCGCGGCTAAAAGCGTTGCTTGATTCCATGACTGCGCCCGAATCCAATGTCGACTAG
- a CDS encoding efflux RND transporter periplasmic adaptor subunit, translating into MKFRSFSFMWLLVTAFPLLADSPAEQEKQSDKKADPETVAKASPPIKLDGIFQAVRQSELMIDNEQLTEFKLLRILPHGTTVKAGAPVIWFDTDGLDEKLEKAETEYRLAELQMEADEFAYEQFLESQELDRDAAKRARDDARSDYDHFIKTQLEREIADAKQDLKSAEFSVESAKEELDQLTQMYEEDDLTEESEEIVLRRAQFTYESAMHRLTGSKIRIQRALDVLIPRREASQEEALDRALMRYDKAMHELDIAKRKRELEMERKREDVEETLRDFEQMREERKDVVLKAPHEGIVLHGKLNRGKLSDKPVSWSPGSKLANRTVIATIVDPAKLQVRVDIPEQHRALIQPGKPVVLTAKAMPDVSFTAKVREVADVPYVPGKFDCVISVPMKKVSGVRPTMACEVEIERQVQDDE; encoded by the coding sequence ATGAAATTCCGATCATTCTCATTCATGTGGTTGTTGGTAACCGCATTTCCGCTGCTTGCAGATTCGCCGGCGGAACAAGAAAAACAATCTGATAAAAAGGCAGACCCGGAGACCGTCGCCAAGGCGTCACCGCCGATCAAACTGGACGGGATTTTTCAGGCGGTTCGTCAGTCGGAGTTGATGATCGACAATGAGCAACTGACGGAATTTAAGCTTCTGCGGATTTTGCCGCATGGAACGACCGTCAAAGCGGGGGCCCCCGTCATCTGGTTCGATACCGATGGGTTGGACGAAAAACTAGAAAAAGCCGAAACGGAATATCGACTTGCCGAACTGCAAATGGAAGCTGATGAGTTTGCGTACGAACAATTTCTTGAGTCGCAAGAGCTTGATCGTGACGCGGCCAAGCGAGCGCGAGACGATGCCCGCAGCGACTACGACCACTTCATCAAGACACAGTTGGAACGCGAGATTGCCGACGCGAAACAGGATCTAAAATCAGCGGAGTTTTCCGTCGAGAGCGCAAAAGAAGAACTCGACCAGCTAACACAGATGTATGAAGAAGATGATCTAACCGAAGAATCTGAGGAGATTGTCTTGCGTCGCGCCCAGTTCACTTACGAATCGGCGATGCACCGTCTGACAGGCTCCAAGATCCGCATCCAACGTGCATTGGATGTGTTGATCCCACGCCGAGAGGCCAGCCAAGAAGAAGCTCTAGACCGTGCGCTGATGCGGTACGACAAGGCGATGCACGAACTTGACATCGCCAAACGCAAACGCGAGTTGGAGATGGAAAGAAAGCGAGAGGACGTCGAAGAGACGCTGCGTGACTTTGAACAGATGCGTGAAGAACGCAAGGACGTGGTTCTGAAGGCACCGCACGAAGGAATCGTTTTGCACGGCAAGCTCAATCGGGGCAAGCTGTCCGACAAACCGGTTTCGTGGTCGCCCGGCAGCAAGCTGGCGAATCGAACGGTGATTGCGACCATCGTCGATCCGGCCAAGCTTCAGGTTCGTGTGGATATTCCCGAACAGCACCGGGCATTGATACAGCCTGGTAAGCCGGTGGTGTTGACCGCTAAAGCGATGCCGGACGTCAGTTTCACCGCAAAGGTGCGTGAGGTTGCCGATGTGCCTTACGTTCCCGGGAAATTCGACTGCGTGATCTCCGTACCAATGAAGAAGGTTTCCGGTGTTCGTCCGACGATGGCTTGCGAAGTCGAAATCGAACGGCAAGTGCAGGACGACGAATGA